GGCCCGGACATGTGCTTTAGAAGGGACTGTAAGCAAGAAGGGCTGCAAGAATGGGAAGAGCCACAGGACACATGTGCCCTGCTGAGCACGGTCCGTCCGGTGGATGCTGTCTGGTGTGCTGGGCTTTGTACTTAATATTTATCTTAACCTGGAGTGCACACATGCATTTGTGAAATGAGTTTCCTTTGGAGCCTAAGGATATCTCTACTCTCCATAATGTATCTTCTGAAACAGTGAAAAGGTAAAGGTCAGGCCGGCTTCTGCCCGGTAACCAGACTGTCTGAACGGAGTTTGAGGGCCTCCTAGAGTGTTACTGACTTTAGGTCTCCTAAAGGAGATTGATCAGACTTTTCTGATTATTTTACAGGATCCTTCGAACCAAAAATGCGGTGGGAGGAAGAAAACAGTGTCCTTCAGCAGCATGCCGTCGGAGAAGAAGATCAGCAGTGCCAGCGACTGCATCAGCTTCATGCAGGCTGGCTGCGAGCTGAAGAAAGTACGGCCAAACTCCCGCATCTACAACCGGTTCTTCACCCTAGATGCAGACCTCCAGGCTCTCCGCTGGGAACCATCCAAGAAAGACCTTGACAAAGCCAAGCTGGACATTTCCGCCATCAAAGAGATCCGGCTGGGGAAGAACACAGAGACATTCAGAAACAATGGGCTCGCTGACCAGATCTGTGAAGACTGCGCCTTCTCCATCCTCCACGGGGAAAACTATGAGTCTCTGGACCTGGTTGCCAATTCAGCAGATGTGGCAAACATCTGGGTGTCCGGGTTGCGGTACTTGGTCTCACGTAGTAAACAACCACTTGATTTTATGGAGGGTAACCAGAACACTCCACGGCTCATGTGGCTGAAAACGGTGTTTGAGGCCGCAGATGTTGATGGGAACGGGATTATGTTAGAAGACACTTCCGTGGAGTTAATAAAACAACTCAACCCTACCCTGAAGGAATCTAAGATCCGGTTAAAGTTTAAAGAAATccagaagagcaaagaaaaacTTACCACCCGGGTGACTGAGGAGGAATTTTGTGAAGCTTTCTGTGAGCTCTGTACCAGGCCAGAAGTGTATTTCTTACTTGTCCAGATATCTAAGAACAAGGAATATCTGGATGCCAATGACCTCATGCTCTTCTTAGAAGCTGAGCAAGGGGTTACCCACATCACTGAGGATATGTGCTTAGATATCATCAGGAGGTATGAGTTTTCCGAAGAGGGCCGTCAGAAAGGGTTTCTTGCCATTGATGGTTTTACCCAGTATTTACTGTCACCAGAATGTGACATTTTTGATCCAGAGCAAAAGAAGGTTGCCCAAGACATGACCCAACCCTTATCCCACTACTATATCAATGCGTCTCATAATACCTACCTGATAGAAGACCAGTTCAGGGGACCAGCTGATATCAATGGGTATGTGAGGGCTTTGAAAATGGGCTGTCGAAGCATTGAGCTTGATGTGAGTGATGGTTCGGATAATGAGCCCATCCTTTGTAACAGAAACAACATGGCCACACATCTTTCCTTTCGAAGCGTTCTAGAGGTCATCAATAAGTTTGCCTTTGTTGCTTCAGAATACCCGCTCATCCTCTGCTTGGGGAATCACTGTTCTCTACCTCAGCAGACAGTCATGGCTCAGCAGATGAAAAAGGTGTTTGGCAATAAACTCTATACAGAAGCGCCTTTGTCATCTGAATCCTACCTCCCATCACCCGAAAAACTAAAGAATATGATCATTGTGAAAGGAAAGAAGCTGCCTTCAGAGTCAGATTTGCTAGAGGGGGAAGTAACTGATGAGGATGAAGAAGCTGAGATGTCTCGGAGGATGTCAGGGGATTACAACGGTGAGCAGAAACATATCTGGCTCTGCCGAGAACTCTCTGACTTGGTATCCATCTGCAAATCTGTTCAGTACAGGGATTTTGAGCTGTCTATGAAAACCCAAAACTACTGGGAAATTTGTTCATTTAGTGAAACAGAGGCCAGCCGAATTGCAAATGAATACCCAGAGGATTTCGTGAATTACAACAAGAAGTTCTTATCAAGGATCTACCCTAGTGCCATGCGGATAGATTCCAGTAATTTGAACCCACAGGACTTCTGGAATTGTGGCTGTCAAATTGTGGCAATGAATTTTCAAACACCTGGTCCAATGATGGACCTCCATACCGGCTGGTTTCTTCAGAACGGGGGATGTGGCTATGTCCTGAGGCCATCTATCATGCGAGATGAGGTTTCATACTTCAGTGCAAATACAAAGGGCATTGTGCCTGGGGTGTCTCCCCTGGTTCTTCACATCAAGATCATCAGCGGTCAGAACTTCCCGAAGCCCAAGGGGGCTTGTGCCAAAGGGGATGTCATAGACCCCTATGTTTGTGTGGAGATTCATGGGATTCCGGCTGACTGCTCCGAGCAAAGAACTAAAACCGTGCAGCAGAACAGCGATAATCCCATTTTTGATGAAACTTTCGAGTTCCAAGTCAACCTTCCTGAGCTGACCATGGTCCGGTTTGTTGTTCTGGATGATGATTACATCGGTGACGAGTTCATCGGGCAGTACACGATACCGTTTGAATGTCTGCAGCCCGGGTACCGGCATGTCCCCCTGCGCTCCTTTGTGGGGGACGTCATGGAGCACGTGACCCTTTTTGTCCACATAGCAATAACcaatagaagtggaggagggaaggCGCAGAAGCGTAGCCTCTCTGTGAGAATGGGGAAGAAAGTTCGAGAATACACCATGCTCAGGAATATCGGGCTGAAGACCATAGATGATGTCTTCAAAATCGCGGTTCATCCCTTACGAGAAGCCATAGacatgagagagaacatgcaggTAGAcggcccccctccccccgctcTCCCTGCCCGTTATCCACGCCCACTTACACGAGTGACTGCTGTGGTTCTCTAATGGTTGGTTTGCACATGTTCAGAAATACTGTGAGGGCCCAGGCACCACTACATCCTGCTCTCTGTCACCTGTGAGAAAGCAGGTTGGTTTCTAATTGTGAATGCGAGGTTGAGTTTGGCCAAAATGGTGCAAAATGTATAGCAAAATGCTGGGTATCTTTCCTACACATTTAGCTTGTAATAATTGATTAACAGGAGTATGTACATGGACAATGTGGAAAACGTGAAATATAAAACGTGGGTAAGAGCTGGGGACGTGGCTCAAAaggtaagaacactggctatgcAAGGGTGAGGAGCTAGGTTGGAATCCCTGGCATCCCTGTAAAAAGTGTGGCTAAATGTGTCTGTAACCTCCTGTTTAGCGTGGGCGGAGACAGGAAGTGCTCTGGGGCTTGTTGGCCActagcctagctccaggttcaatgagaaaccctgcctcaaagaagtAAGTTGGAGAATGATGGATGGATCAGGTACCCTGCATTCTCCTCTGGTCTCTTTGCGAGACAGGCATATCTATgtgacatgaacacacacacacacacacacaaacacacacacacacccctcatgtGGGTGGTGTCTAAAATACATACTCAGACATATGCATGTGATTTGAAAGCATATATGTAAAATACTTGCAGATGTGAATATAGAAGAGAATTTGAAGTCGTACATTATAAAAGCCATGCCTGTTATACTTTTAGTTATGTAAGCATGTACTAAGAAGTTATTACCCACAAGAGAAAACACAGCTAACCAAACAAAACTCGCACTTAAATTAGAACCAGCATGCATTTACCTTTCTCCGAGAAAGGTGGTTTAACTGAAGGAATGTGAATTCTTGGATGAATCTGTCCCTGGGTGGTCCTGGTTTCTGATCATCAGTTTTCTCTGCACAAGGCAAGGCCATGAGACCTCTACCGCAGGACTGAGTGAGAACTGAGTGAGAGCAAATAGCAGCTGCCCAGCTTTGACCTGGAGGAACCCACAGTGCCCTTCCCTTCCTTGTGATGCATACTCAGACATGATTGCAAACTTCTTTTCACACTGCTTAACATAGTTAATTGAGGATAGCATTTTTGAGACCTGAACAGACAAGTATTCACTAAGGTCTTGTATAGCAAACTGAGAATAGATCAGTTACTTCATTCCACTAGCTGGAGTGTTTATAAGAATACTCACCCACCCAGAAGCTCTGCCCTCAGGAGAGCAGATGCATTAGAAAACATAATTTCTCAAATCTTGCAGTTAATAAACGTCAAAGTTAGACTTTAAATCCCAGAGTGCCTGATGCCAAAATCCGTTATAATTCATGTAAAGCAGAACCACCAAGCTGTGACTTAGTGAGATTATTAACTCATAGAGAAGTTCTTCAGATATCCAAATGCTGGAAAATAGTGTGATATGAAAACTCACCTATGAACACCTGCAGTCAGAGTGCGCATGTATTTGGTTCAGGATAGGCTGCTTAACCACTTCGTTAAAATTAGCCCTTGACTGTGCTATTATCTTCTATCTCTTATGTAAATATGACTTTATTGAAAAGTCCTAGATGAGACCAGCTATAAGCAATTTCTGTACCTAACTTTATTAGAGGTCAGCTCTATGTATTACTATGTAATTCTTGAAATACAACCTTTTGATAATATTTTTAGACTCTCTTGAGAAGAGTATTTTGCTGGGGTTATGACTCAGGCGGGAAATCACTTGGCATGGAGCTCAGATCCCCAGAAGAACCTGCTTAGAAGGTGTGTGGAGACCTCCCATGAGCACAGTGAATGTCTGAGGCCAAGGACCACTGGAGAGGTTCACTGGAGCAGGACAGGGAGCTGCATTACCAAAACCCGTGATTTCTGGATCTAGTGAGAGAGCCCGCCTCAATATGTAAAGGGTGATCGAAGAAGACACCAGGGCTCCTCATGTATGCCcatacatgtttgtgtgcacctgcacacacgtgcccacaaatagaaacacacacacacacacacacacacacacacacacacacacacgtacgcatGCCGCATAcacattctcaaaaataaaagctgTTCATGAGGATTTTTCAAGCAGCGTTAATAATTAATGGTATTCTAACAAAGTAGTTTGGATAAAGAATTGTTTGGAGAGCAATCTGAAAGAGACAAAAATACTGTGATAATTAATGCATTCATGAGACATTCAGTAGATTAGATGCTGCTcattattaataaatgtaaaacacACAATTTCTATTCCAAGTTATTACTTGAGCCTCAGGTTGAGCACATTAATAAGAGTCCCAGAGTGCCCAAAATGTGTCACTGtcttattaagaaaaagaaactaaaaaaaaaaaaaaaaaacaaaaaacaaaaacacttcccATGGTGTAACTTAACCAAGAGTGAGGCCAGGCTTGAATCagctcctcctttctccctttgtcTTCTGTCATTTCTCTGTTGTCTGACTTTTGCCTGTTTGTCTAGTGAATCTTTCTTTCTATGTGTGTCTGTTCCTGTGTGTCTACAACAAAGAGCTTTTGCTGGTGTGGACTGAATAGCACTGAGAGCATCACGTGGGTAAGGATGGGACACTTAACAGAAATCTTTAGTTAGGGACTTACAAGGGATCAAGTCACATactccatctgaccccagctgaCCCAGgttgcaaacaaacaaaggcaaaatCCATTGGCTGTCTTCAACATTTATGGAAGATACTTATTTTATAAGGTTGCTCTCAATCTACTTGCCATTTCCTGCATTTATTACcataacatacatacacacatgtgttacTCTTGGGTCAGGGCCATGGAAGAGAAGACAGTTTTGGATTAAGCTATTAATTAGCTTAGGCCGTAAAAGGTGATTATCTGGGAAATCCACAGCAAATAAGATTGGTTGTCACATTGCTCTCTTAATGGCAGGGTACACAGAAGGATATTGGTGTTAAGTGACCTCAGGGTTTGTTACTAACTGGCTCTGCAGCCCAGCCAAAGTTCCAATCTCTTTGAATATGAGACATTTTCTTAACGTTATAGTGCCTCGATTTTGTTAAAGATTGTAACATTAATGAATAAGATGCCCATCCAGGCCCCTTTCTCTGTGTGGCACGCATCTCTGGTGGGGCCACAAGGCAATATTGTTTGGTCAAATGGAGTCTGGTGAGCACTGTCTTGAGATGCTAAGGGACATGGCAGTGCCATGATGTTTTTTTCTGATCTGCATGATGAAATTCGAATCAAGTATTGATGTCTAGGcactgctggtgtgtgtgtgtgtgtgtgtgtgtgtgtgtgtgtgtgtattccattTGAGCAGCATCTACCTTGTTTCTGATGGCTGTCTGCGGTCAGGCCGTGAGGCAGCTGTGTGTCACCTGCCTGTCATCCAGGCGGCACTGTGCACGCCTCTGAGGGTATGACTTGGTGAGTTCACATGGGTGTAAACTGGGGCGCAGTTCCACGTGGTCAAACATGTGACTCCATGTTTTCTCCTCGTAGAACGCCATAGTGTCTGTTAAGGAGCTGTGTGGACTCCCGCCCATCGCCAGTCTGAAACAGTGCCTGCTAACCCTGTCCTCTCGTCTCATCACCAGTGACAGTCTTCCCTCCGTGTCTCTAGTGATGAAGGACAGCTTTCCTTACCTggagcctctgggggccattcCAGACGTGCAAAAGAGGATGCTAGCCGCCTATGACCTGGTAAGCGGCTGCAACTCCCCgtttcttctctctgtgtgtagaaatCTCTAAAAGCAGACCTTCTTGGGTGGGTTTCCAATGCCTAGAACATGGCGGCCGCCTGTCAGATGTGTTTGGAGGTAGCAGCCAGAGCTTGCCGCTCGGAATGTGTCAAGCCCCAGGGAGACTTGGCAAATGGAACAATCTCTGCTTTGACAAAGAGTGAGTGACTTCTCCAGTCCTCAGAAGCATGCCTCCTTTTCTTCTGAACGATGGCTCCTGACAGAGAGAGTCAGGTCTCGGCGCTGCTCGGTGATGGCTGAGACAGGGAGCTGGTCTGTAAACATTTCTAAGCTAATGATGCTCCCTGATCTTATTCTGACTATATAATAGAATTTATGCACTGATTAGATTTGGGAATAACTTTATTTTGGTGTTACATGCTGTAAACAAAATTATAGAGCAAATGACAAAATGTATAACCTACCCAAttaggaataaataaatatattccaCTAGAAGAAACCTTATGAAGCAGTAGGAATAGAAAGATGTAGGAACTGCTTATATCAATCAAGATTGTATTCTCCTACATGTGATACATGACATTTcagagataaaattttaaaaataatttatatt
Above is a window of Meriones unguiculatus strain TT.TT164.6M chromosome 15, Bangor_MerUng_6.1, whole genome shotgun sequence DNA encoding:
- the Plcl1 gene encoding inactive phospholipase C-like protein 1 isoform X2; the protein is MSNNQKMHQDPSNQKCGGRKKTVSFSSMPSEKKISSASDCISFMQAGCELKKVRPNSRIYNRFFTLDADLQALRWEPSKKDLDKAKLDISAIKEIRLGKNTETFRNNGLADQICEDCAFSILHGENYESLDLVANSADVANIWVSGLRYLVSRSKQPLDFMEGNQNTPRLMWLKTVFEAADVDGNGIMLEDTSVELIKQLNPTLKESKIRLKFKEIQKSKEKLTTRVTEEEFCEAFCELCTRPEVYFLLVQISKNKEYLDANDLMLFLEAEQGVTHITEDMCLDIIRRYEFSEEGRQKGFLAIDGFTQYLLSPECDIFDPEQKKVAQDMTQPLSHYYINASHNTYLIEDQFRGPADINGYVRALKMGCRSIELDVSDGSDNEPILCNRNNMATHLSFRSVLEVINKFAFVASEYPLILCLGNHCSLPQQTVMAQQMKKVFGNKLYTEAPLSSESYLPSPEKLKNMIIVKGKKLPSESDLLEGEVTDEDEEAEMSRRMSGDYNGEQKHIWLCRELSDLVSICKSVQYRDFELSMKTQNYWEICSFSETEASRIANEYPEDFVNYNKKFLSRIYPSAMRIDSSNLNPQDFWNCGCQIVAMNFQTPGPMMDLHTGWFLQNGGCGYVLRPSIMRDEVSYFSANTKGIVPGVSPLVLHIKIISGQNFPKPKGACAKGDVIDPYVCVEIHGIPADCSEQRTKTVQQNSDNPIFDETFEFQVNLPELTMVRFVVLDDDYIGDEFIGQYTIPFECLQPGYRHVPLRSFVGDVMEHVTLFVHIAITNRSGGGKAQKRSLSVRMGKKVREYTMLRNIGLKTIDDVFKIAVHPLREAIDMRENMQNAIVSVKELCGLPPIASLKQCLLTLSSRLITSDSLPSVSLVMKDSFPYLEPLGAIPDVQKRMLAAYDLMIQESRVLIEMADSVHEKIVQCQKAGMEFREELHDLGAKEGLKGRKLNKAIESFAWNITVLKGQGDLLKNAKNEAIENMKQMQLACLSCGLSKGPGSGAEAKGKRSLEAIEEKESSEENGKL
- the Plcl1 gene encoding inactive phospholipase C-like protein 1 isoform X3, whose translation is MPSEKKISSASDCISFMQAGCELKKVRPNSRIYNRFFTLDADLQALRWEPSKKDLDKAKLDISAIKEIRLGKNTETFRNNGLADQICEDCAFSILHGENYESLDLVANSADVANIWVSGLRYLVSRSKQPLDFMEGNQNTPRLMWLKTVFEAADVDGNGIMLEDTSVELIKQLNPTLKESKIRLKFKEIQKSKEKLTTRVTEEEFCEAFCELCTRPEVYFLLVQISKNKEYLDANDLMLFLEAEQGVTHITEDMCLDIIRRYEFSEEGRQKGFLAIDGFTQYLLSPECDIFDPEQKKVAQDMTQPLSHYYINASHNTYLIEDQFRGPADINGYVRALKMGCRSIELDVSDGSDNEPILCNRNNMATHLSFRSVLEVINKFAFVASEYPLILCLGNHCSLPQQTVMAQQMKKVFGNKLYTEAPLSSESYLPSPEKLKNMIIVKGKKLPSESDLLEGEVTDEDEEAEMSRRMSGDYNGEQKHIWLCRELSDLVSICKSVQYRDFELSMKTQNYWEICSFSETEASRIANEYPEDFVNYNKKFLSRIYPSAMRIDSSNLNPQDFWNCGCQIVAMNFQTPGPMMDLHTGWFLQNGGCGYVLRPSIMRDEVSYFSANTKGIVPGVSPLVLHIKIISGQNFPKPKGACAKGDVIDPYVCVEIHGIPADCSEQRTKTVQQNSDNPIFDETFEFQVNLPELTMVRFVVLDDDYIGDEFIGQYTIPFECLQPGYRHVPLRSFVGDVMEHVTLFVHIAITNRSGGGKAQKRSLSVRMGKKVREYTMLRNIGLKTIDDVFKIAVHPLREAIDMRENMQNAIVSVKELCGLPPIASLKQCLLTLSSRLITSDSLPSVSLVMKDSFPYLEPLGAIPDVQKRMLAAYDLMIQESRVLIEMADSVHEKIVQCQKAGMEFREELHDLGAKEGLKGRKLNKAIESFAWNITVLKGQGDLLKNAKNEAIENMKQMQLACLSCGLSKGPGSGAEAKGKRSLEAIEEKESSEENGKL
- the Plcl1 gene encoding inactive phospholipase C-like protein 1 isoform X1; this translates as MAEGAAGREGPAPLDAAAGEDDPRASADAASGDAAPAASGGRMRDRRSGVALPGPAGVPADGEAGLLEAARATPRRSSIIKDPSNQKCGGRKKTVSFSSMPSEKKISSASDCISFMQAGCELKKVRPNSRIYNRFFTLDADLQALRWEPSKKDLDKAKLDISAIKEIRLGKNTETFRNNGLADQICEDCAFSILHGENYESLDLVANSADVANIWVSGLRYLVSRSKQPLDFMEGNQNTPRLMWLKTVFEAADVDGNGIMLEDTSVELIKQLNPTLKESKIRLKFKEIQKSKEKLTTRVTEEEFCEAFCELCTRPEVYFLLVQISKNKEYLDANDLMLFLEAEQGVTHITEDMCLDIIRRYEFSEEGRQKGFLAIDGFTQYLLSPECDIFDPEQKKVAQDMTQPLSHYYINASHNTYLIEDQFRGPADINGYVRALKMGCRSIELDVSDGSDNEPILCNRNNMATHLSFRSVLEVINKFAFVASEYPLILCLGNHCSLPQQTVMAQQMKKVFGNKLYTEAPLSSESYLPSPEKLKNMIIVKGKKLPSESDLLEGEVTDEDEEAEMSRRMSGDYNGEQKHIWLCRELSDLVSICKSVQYRDFELSMKTQNYWEICSFSETEASRIANEYPEDFVNYNKKFLSRIYPSAMRIDSSNLNPQDFWNCGCQIVAMNFQTPGPMMDLHTGWFLQNGGCGYVLRPSIMRDEVSYFSANTKGIVPGVSPLVLHIKIISGQNFPKPKGACAKGDVIDPYVCVEIHGIPADCSEQRTKTVQQNSDNPIFDETFEFQVNLPELTMVRFVVLDDDYIGDEFIGQYTIPFECLQPGYRHVPLRSFVGDVMEHVTLFVHIAITNRSGGGKAQKRSLSVRMGKKVREYTMLRNIGLKTIDDVFKIAVHPLREAIDMRENMQNAIVSVKELCGLPPIASLKQCLLTLSSRLITSDSLPSVSLVMKDSFPYLEPLGAIPDVQKRMLAAYDLMIQESRVLIEMADSVHEKIVQCQKAGMEFREELHDLGAKEGLKGRKLNKAIESFAWNITVLKGQGDLLKNAKNEAIENMKQMQLACLSCGLSKGPGSGAEAKGKRSLEAIEEKESSEENGKL